One Aegilops tauschii subsp. strangulata cultivar AL8/78 chromosome 7, Aet v6.0, whole genome shotgun sequence genomic window carries:
- the LOC109733726 gene encoding uncharacterized protein isoform X1, with protein sequence MAAWPNPWLPLVLVAALLAFEDWLSTPSCSGGLPAPDLAAGDLRAMMVADLMLLGSDATYADRFFRDHVTSKLFTKSIQTTNPDMIIVLGDISARGSEHNESKWIAVLEQFEGILGQYSSLPLHIVLGDKDVGECSSLDGKLVHRMAKHLPGLDSSGCGAFEFSNISFMSLNAVALLCGDNTLRFSVEKVMEKESHHFQKKRLNGADHSPLGSENGEGVGAHSWRQNSMTLGSGPVLLLHIPLHKSQKSDIGVIGVPMFPDGTASDHPLVPPSSKQSGVDGRKLYDRSHTLPANSTQYILQALKPRIIFSAHADSFSDHTHPDGTREVTVPAMTWKKGGMPGFAIATFGQKGVVSVYCCWLVQEWYIMTGYSVFLFLTALAIRWSHWI encoded by the exons atggcggcgtggCCCAACCCGTGGCTGCCGCTCGTCCTCGTCGCCGCCTTGCTCGCCTTCGAGGACTGGCTCTCCACGCCCTCCTGCTCCGGCGGCTTGCCCGCCCCCGACCTCGCCGCCGGGGACCTCAGGGCGATGATGGTTGCCGACCTGATGCTCCTCGGGTCCGACGCCACCTACGCCGACCGCTTCTTCCGGGACCACGTCACGTCCAAGCTATTCACT AAATCTATTCAAACAACAAATCCAGATATGATCATAGTCCTTGGGGACATCTCAGCAAGGGGTTCGGAGCATAACGAGAGCAAATGGATAGCTGTTCTTGAACAGTTTGAGGGGATATTAGGGCAGTACTCTTCCCTTCCTCTTCATATCGTGTTAGGTGACAAAGATGTTGGCGAATGTTCGAGTTTGGATGGTAAATTGGTGCACCGTATGGCCAAGCATTTGCCAGGACTAGATTCAAGTGGCTGTGGCGCTTTTGAGTTTAGTAATATCAGTTTTATGTCTCTAAATGCGGTGGCACTGCTCTGTGGTGACAACACGTTGCGGTTCAGTGTTGAGAAGGTTATGGAGAAGGAAAGCCATCATTTCCAAAAGAAAAGGTTAAATGGAGCAGATCATTCTCCTCTGGGAAGCGAAAATGGAGAAGGTGTCGGTGCCCACAGTTGGAGGCAAAACAGCATGACGTTGGGATCAGGTCCTGTCCTTTTGCTCCACATTCCACTACATAAGTCCCAAAAGTCTGACATAGGAGTCATTGGTGTTCCCATGTTTCCAGATGGAACTGCCTCAGATCATCCTTTGGTTCCCCCGAGTTCAAAGCAAAG CGGAGTTGATGGTAGGAAGCTATATGATCGATCGCATACTCTCCCGGCAAATTCAACACAATATATTCTTCAAGCGCTTAAACCAAG GATTATATTTAGTGCTCATGCTGATAGCTTCTCAGACCACACCCATCCTGATGGGACAAGGGAAGTAACAGTACCAGCTATGACGTGGAAGAAAGGAGGAATGCCAGGTTTTGCCATCGCTACATTTGGACAAAAAGGCGTTGTATCTGTATATTGCTGTTGGCTAGTTCAGGAGTGGTACATAATGACGGGATATTCAGTATTTTTGTTCTTGACAGCTCTTGCAATAAGATGGTCACACTGGATATGA
- the LOC109733726 gene encoding uncharacterized protein isoform X2: MAAWPNPWLPLVLVAALLAFEDWLSTPSCSGGLPAPDLAAGDLRAMMVADLMLLGSDATYADRFFRDHVTSKLFTKSIQTTNPDMIIVLGDISARGSEHNESKWIAVLEQFEGILGQYSSLPLHIVLGDKDVGECSSLDGKLVHRMAKHLPGLDSSGCGAFEFSNISFMSLNAVALLCGDNTLRFSVEKVMEKESHHFQKKRLNGADHSPLGSENGEGVGAHSWRQNSMTLGSDGTASDHPLVPPSSKQSGVDGRKLYDRSHTLPANSTQYILQALKPRIIFSAHADSFSDHTHPDGTREVTVPAMTWKKGGMPGFAIATFGQKGVVSVYCCWLVQEWYIMTGYSVFLFLTALAIRWSHWI, from the exons atggcggcgtggCCCAACCCGTGGCTGCCGCTCGTCCTCGTCGCCGCCTTGCTCGCCTTCGAGGACTGGCTCTCCACGCCCTCCTGCTCCGGCGGCTTGCCCGCCCCCGACCTCGCCGCCGGGGACCTCAGGGCGATGATGGTTGCCGACCTGATGCTCCTCGGGTCCGACGCCACCTACGCCGACCGCTTCTTCCGGGACCACGTCACGTCCAAGCTATTCACT AAATCTATTCAAACAACAAATCCAGATATGATCATAGTCCTTGGGGACATCTCAGCAAGGGGTTCGGAGCATAACGAGAGCAAATGGATAGCTGTTCTTGAACAGTTTGAGGGGATATTAGGGCAGTACTCTTCCCTTCCTCTTCATATCGTGTTAGGTGACAAAGATGTTGGCGAATGTTCGAGTTTGGATGGTAAATTGGTGCACCGTATGGCCAAGCATTTGCCAGGACTAGATTCAAGTGGCTGTGGCGCTTTTGAGTTTAGTAATATCAGTTTTATGTCTCTAAATGCGGTGGCACTGCTCTGTGGTGACAACACGTTGCGGTTCAGTGTTGAGAAGGTTATGGAGAAGGAAAGCCATCATTTCCAAAAGAAAAGGTTAAATGGAGCAGATCATTCTCCTCTGGGAAGCGAAAATGGAGAAGGTGTCGGTGCCCACAGTTGGAGGCAAAACAGCATGACGTTGGGATCAG ATGGAACTGCCTCAGATCATCCTTTGGTTCCCCCGAGTTCAAAGCAAAG CGGAGTTGATGGTAGGAAGCTATATGATCGATCGCATACTCTCCCGGCAAATTCAACACAATATATTCTTCAAGCGCTTAAACCAAG GATTATATTTAGTGCTCATGCTGATAGCTTCTCAGACCACACCCATCCTGATGGGACAAGGGAAGTAACAGTACCAGCTATGACGTGGAAGAAAGGAGGAATGCCAGGTTTTGCCATCGCTACATTTGGACAAAAAGGCGTTGTATCTGTATATTGCTGTTGGCTAGTTCAGGAGTGGTACATAATGACGGGATATTCAGTATTTTTGTTCTTGACAGCTCTTGCAATAAGATGGTCACACTGGATATGA